From one Bacteroides fragilis NCTC 9343 genomic stretch:
- a CDS encoding InlB B-repeat-containing protein produces the protein MKKVRFLLLAAMVAMFTGCQKEVAEQELDNNKPTPTGDTRIIIEGEGMIGPVTRSSDGKVEFEGGYATGAGLYNGDAQPKVAAHPDAGYEVNYFYGGPENELHRYDYAQSGSSTFDVKLKGEDHTFRCGFKEKKRNLTVNTGTGGSVSPAGTNSYRVEKAISITATPDSGYEFAGWTITEGDVTIENPGSPATTATLHNDNSTITANFKSGAELVFTVRASANKIVPMPVLGSGPYIIDYGDGTVAQEVDLRAPGYTQYPGSYHTYSADGEYTVTIKGPAATAFSFRGTRNSDLQYTNPCPAKSILKNTIDISCVTSLENAFSGMKSLESIKCDLFESCKGRVTTCANIFDQCTNLHTIYNGLFEGFDKCTDFSLAFHYTALNSIPANTFRGCSSAVKFNSTFSAIPNILSIPAGLFDDCVNAQEFASTFELLNISTVPERLFAKCVKATFFRGTFRQSHVTTVPGNVFENCRAIENVSSCFENCSWITSLPEMWNTSLYPKIKTYNAFAKNCNKASNYSAVPAAWK, from the coding sequence ATGAAGAAAGTAAGATTTTTACTGTTGGCCGCAATGGTGGCCATGTTTACAGGCTGCCAGAAAGAAGTGGCGGAACAGGAGTTGGATAACAACAAACCGACCCCGACCGGTGATACGCGTATCATCATCGAGGGAGAAGGGATGATAGGCCCGGTAACCAGATCCTCGGACGGGAAAGTGGAGTTTGAAGGAGGGTATGCAACCGGAGCGGGGCTGTATAATGGAGATGCTCAACCTAAAGTGGCAGCCCATCCTGATGCTGGCTATGAAGTTAATTATTTCTATGGCGGTCCGGAAAACGAACTCCACAGATATGATTATGCACAATCAGGATCATCTACTTTTGATGTAAAATTGAAGGGTGAAGATCATACTTTCCGCTGTGGATTCAAAGAAAAGAAACGTAATCTGACTGTGAATACCGGAACCGGAGGCTCGGTATCCCCAGCCGGCACAAACAGCTACCGGGTGGAAAAAGCGATCAGTATTACGGCCACCCCGGATAGCGGGTACGAATTTGCCGGTTGGACGATCACAGAGGGTGATGTAACGATTGAGAATCCTGGCAGCCCGGCTACCACCGCAACCTTGCATAATGATAACAGTACGATTACTGCAAACTTTAAATCCGGCGCAGAGTTGGTATTTACCGTACGTGCCAGTGCAAATAAAATTGTACCGATGCCGGTTCTGGGTTCCGGTCCTTATATTATCGATTATGGAGATGGTACAGTAGCCCAAGAGGTAGACCTTCGTGCTCCCGGATATACCCAATATCCAGGCAGTTACCATACATACTCAGCAGATGGGGAGTACACTGTTACAATCAAGGGACCGGCTGCTACTGCTTTTTCATTCAGAGGTACACGTAACAGTGATCTTCAGTATACAAATCCCTGTCCGGCAAAGTCTATTTTAAAGAACACGATTGATATAAGTTGTGTAACGTCACTGGAGAATGCTTTTAGCGGAATGAAATCATTGGAAAGCATAAAATGTGATTTGTTTGAAAGTTGTAAAGGAAGAGTGACAACCTGCGCTAATATTTTTGATCAATGTACAAATTTGCATACCATTTATAATGGATTGTTTGAAGGCTTTGATAAATGCACTGATTTCTCTTTAGCATTCCATTACACAGCCCTAAATTCTATTCCTGCCAATACATTCAGGGGATGTTCCTCTGCCGTAAAGTTTAATTCTACCTTCTCGGCTATACCTAATATTTTATCAATTCCGGCAGGATTGTTTGATGATTGCGTAAATGCGCAAGAGTTTGCTTCCACTTTTGAGCTGCTGAACATAAGTACGGTCCCCGAACGTTTATTCGCAAAATGCGTAAAGGCGACTTTTTTCAGGGGAACTTTCCGGCAGTCCCATGTTACTACTGTACCCGGTAATGTTTTTGAGAATTGCAGGGCGATTGAAAATGTATCCTCCTGCTTTGAGAACTGTTCCTGGATAACATCTTTGCCGGAAATGTGGAATACCTCCCTCTATCCCAAAATAAAGACTTATAATGCATTTGCGAAAAATTGCAATAAGGCCTCTAATTACAGTGCTGTACCGGCCGCCTGGAAGTAG
- a CDS encoding fimbrillin family protein produces the protein MKIFRYILLASLTCTLFSCGPDELIPESVPPVVNPGDKDEPGEEPEEPEEPEKIQLAITASLQDMQQTRGIIEAFAPGHEMGVFISTDRTDEAAGTKNASYLFDGKVWNAGQDVPVEADADVVAYLPYDKGVTDFKSVPFDLADQNDILYGTAKVTKDVPTASLMMQHAMTLVRVRLMKNEYMGTGLVSDMTFAGVLTSGTVDALTGAVTKDYNHGRGSVKVGGNYMLNDESPVIVDAIMIPRAAYDEQASVSFVIDGQKHTYAFPVQHEWKAGMKYTYTLKMTGNYNAPVNKEQVDIDVEYWGQYGKTDDIVLNPNPEDYEFTIWPNYTEYGYDCYQNEGKVFGTFYYPWCGTSEGELRFVFMKQGTNEIVEKFQPIDIKTNGGWGGKRIQCYVTSAPGTYQLVPLFRRKGETMWCRAAGYDYGSMDQEWLYEVKAPAPDDLPALRMMEVEGQGFTSILAYPVPDDTSWNLVYTLSNKGEKALRGEIKAVWEREFKLKSNSYRPSNKKEGAINDDEWRDEIGSVSVNVPVGTRFWKGIMSCQFPVKRLAPMYFTGSEWVKYAGPIVHLYWKAEGSNEWILLRCDADYLFNRNYGEGYIWDETTNSISIIPKSW, from the coding sequence ATGAAAATATTTAGATATATATTGCTCGCCTCGCTAACCTGCACGCTTTTCTCATGCGGCCCGGATGAACTGATACCGGAATCCGTGCCACCGGTGGTGAATCCCGGGGATAAGGACGAGCCGGGTGAAGAACCGGAAGAGCCGGAAGAGCCTGAAAAGATACAGTTAGCCATCACGGCATCGTTGCAGGACATGCAGCAGACCAGGGGAATCATAGAGGCTTTTGCTCCCGGGCATGAAATGGGAGTGTTTATCAGCACAGACCGGACGGATGAAGCGGCAGGTACAAAGAATGCCTCCTATCTCTTTGACGGGAAGGTATGGAATGCCGGGCAAGATGTACCGGTGGAAGCGGATGCCGATGTGGTGGCCTACCTGCCATACGATAAGGGAGTGACCGATTTCAAGAGCGTGCCTTTCGACCTGGCGGATCAGAATGACATCCTGTACGGAACGGCCAAAGTGACCAAAGATGTACCGACGGCCAGCCTGATGATGCAACACGCCATGACACTGGTACGTGTGCGGCTGATGAAAAACGAATATATGGGCACCGGGCTTGTCTCGGATATGACATTCGCCGGTGTATTGACATCAGGAACAGTCGACGCCCTGACCGGAGCGGTTACGAAAGATTATAATCACGGCCGGGGTTCGGTAAAAGTCGGAGGAAACTATATGCTCAATGACGAAAGTCCCGTCATTGTCGATGCCATCATGATCCCAAGGGCAGCGTATGACGAACAGGCCTCCGTCAGTTTTGTCATTGACGGGCAAAAGCACACATATGCCTTCCCGGTACAGCATGAATGGAAAGCCGGCATGAAATACACCTACACCCTGAAAATGACAGGAAACTACAATGCGCCGGTCAACAAGGAGCAGGTGGATATCGACGTCGAATATTGGGGACAGTATGGCAAGACCGATGATATTGTACTCAATCCGAATCCGGAAGATTACGAGTTTACCATCTGGCCCAATTATACGGAGTACGGATATGACTGCTACCAGAATGAAGGCAAGGTATTCGGGACATTCTATTACCCTTGGTGCGGCACTTCGGAAGGTGAACTGCGTTTCGTGTTCATGAAACAGGGTACGAATGAAATTGTGGAAAAATTCCAGCCGATTGACATCAAGACGAATGGTGGATGGGGTGGCAAGCGCATCCAGTGCTACGTCACATCCGCGCCGGGAACATACCAGCTTGTTCCGTTGTTCCGCAGGAAAGGAGAAACCATGTGGTGTAGGGCGGCGGGTTATGATTACGGCAGTATGGATCAGGAGTGGCTCTATGAAGTCAAAGCACCCGCACCGGATGACCTGCCGGCATTGCGCATGATGGAGGTGGAGGGACAGGGATTTACCTCAATTCTTGCATATCCTGTCCCTGACGATACTTCATGGAATCTGGTATATACTTTATCCAATAAGGGAGAAAAAGCCCTGAGGGGCGAAATAAAAGCGGTCTGGGAGAGGGAATTCAAGCTGAAGTCTAACTCGTACCGACCGAGCAACAAAAAAGAAGGTGCTATTAATGACGATGAATGGAGAGATGAAATAGGCAGTGTATCGGTTAATGTTCCGGTAGGAACCCGTTTTTGGAAGGGAATTATGAGTTGCCAGTTTCCGGTAAAACGGTTAGCCCCGATGTATTTTACAGGAAGCGAATGGGTGAAGTATGCAGGTCCTATTGTACACTTGTATTGGAAAGCCGAAGGCTCAAACGAATGGATATTGCTTCGTTGTGATGCTGACTATCTGTTCAATCGTAATTACGGTGAAGGATATATTTGGGATGAAACGACAAATTCTATATCTATTATCCCCAAAAGTTGGTAA
- a CDS encoding ParA family protein, with translation MKTITTACVNHKGGVAKTTSLLNLAAGIARMYKKRVCIIDADPQANTTMAAFGEEMASLPREVLLESALQDCMQDTPPELKPQKWLEKVDILPASLDLAATEVIMYTTPGREFLFREIVKGLEEKYDHILIDCPPSLGIITQNALMASDYVIIPTDGNYFAMKGIEKIHYIIGLLKRKLGADVRVLGYFMTKYNARRKLDVDIRESLVRSLGDGVFETVIRSNVALGEAQYKAQSIFDYAPSSNGADDYRELVKEFLGRIKKINK, from the coding sequence ATGAAAACAATTACAACGGCATGTGTGAACCATAAGGGAGGTGTCGCAAAGACAACCTCGCTGCTGAACCTGGCAGCCGGGATCGCACGGATGTATAAGAAAAGGGTCTGCATTATCGATGCGGATCCGCAGGCGAATACGACAATGGCAGCGTTCGGGGAGGAAATGGCAAGCCTTCCCCGGGAGGTTCTGCTCGAGAGTGCGCTACAGGACTGTATGCAGGACACTCCGCCGGAGTTAAAGCCGCAAAAGTGGCTGGAGAAGGTGGACATACTGCCGGCCTCCCTGGATCTGGCGGCTACGGAAGTGATCATGTACACCACACCCGGAAGGGAATTCCTTTTCAGGGAAATAGTAAAGGGGCTGGAAGAGAAGTATGACCACATACTTATCGACTGTCCCCCATCATTGGGGATCATCACGCAAAACGCGCTGATGGCAAGCGATTACGTGATCATACCTACGGACGGAAATTACTTCGCCATGAAAGGAATTGAAAAGATACACTATATCATCGGCCTGCTCAAAAGGAAGCTGGGAGCCGATGTCCGGGTACTCGGATACTTTATGACCAAGTACAATGCCAGGAGAAAGCTGGATGTGGATATCAGGGAGAGTCTGGTAAGAAGTTTGGGAGATGGTGTCTTTGAAACGGTAATACGAAGCAATGTTGCCCTGGGAGAGGCACAATACAAGGCACAGAGCATATTTGACTATGCGCCTTCGTCAAACGGGGCTGATGACTACAGGGAGCTGGTCAAGGAGTTCCTGGGCAGAATTAAAAAAATAAATAAATAG
- a CDS encoding DNA adenine methylase yields MQYKCRPFFVFMGKTEEFCCPEIQTHILHDKMIMKKEKTYSRAPLPFVGQKRMFVSEFKKILKHFDDKTIFVDLFGGSGLLSHITKRERPDAVVIYNDHDNYRERLENIDRTNTLLRDLRKIVGIYPRHQKITGKMREAFLERIRLEETTGFVDYLTLSTSLLFSGKYAQNMEELEGLYFYNKIRQSDYRCDGYLDGLEVVCYDYKELADTYGVFPGVVFLVDPPYMGTDISTYKMDWKLADYLDVLLVLKGHPFVYFTSGKSPILDFCRWMEEHPGIGNPFKGAGRSTLTARMNYNSSYTDIMLYKDLPRAA; encoded by the coding sequence ATGCAGTATAAATGCCGTCCGTTTTTTGTTTTCATGGGAAAAACTGAAGAATTTTGCTGCCCGGAAATACAAACACATATATTACACGACAAAATGATTATGAAAAAGGAAAAGACTTACTCCCGTGCTCCGCTCCCTTTCGTGGGGCAGAAGCGCATGTTCGTATCGGAATTCAAAAAGATCCTGAAACATTTTGATGACAAAACGATATTTGTCGACCTGTTCGGCGGCTCCGGCCTGCTATCACACATTACCAAACGTGAAAGGCCGGATGCGGTGGTCATATACAATGACCATGACAACTACCGCGAGCGTTTGGAAAACATTGACCGGACCAATACCCTGCTGAGAGATCTCCGTAAAATAGTCGGGATATATCCCCGCCATCAGAAGATTACCGGAAAAATGCGCGAGGCTTTCCTTGAACGCATCAGGCTGGAGGAGACAACCGGTTTCGTGGACTATCTTACCCTCTCTACTTCCCTACTGTTTTCCGGAAAATACGCACAAAACATGGAGGAACTTGAAGGATTGTATTTTTATAACAAGATACGCCAGTCTGACTACCGGTGTGACGGCTATCTGGACGGGCTTGAGGTAGTCTGCTACGACTATAAGGAACTGGCAGACACATACGGGGTGTTTCCGGGAGTGGTATTCCTGGTTGATCCCCCCTATATGGGAACGGATATCAGTACATACAAGATGGACTGGAAGCTGGCGGATTACCTGGATGTCCTGCTGGTACTGAAAGGACACCCGTTTGTCTATTTCACTTCCGGGAAATCCCCCATACTGGATTTTTGCCGCTGGATGGAAGAGCATCCCGGGATCGGTAATCCTTTCAAGGGAGCCGGCCGGTCCACACTTACCGCACGGATGAATTACAACTCCTCCTATACCGATATCATGCTCTACAAAGACCTGCCAAGGGCGGCCTGA
- a CDS encoding linear amide C-N hydrolase, protein MNTKLSALLMSVLCSVPQIPAGACTGITLKSKDGATVVARTIEWAESVMNCMYVVVPRAQELQSLTPSGMDGLKFRAKHGFVGLAVEQKEFVVEGMNEKGLSAGLYYFPNYGRYPVYDAAQRDKSLADFQLVSYVLAECSTVDEVKEALSQVRVINIDPRSSTVHWRFTEASGRQVVLEIVNEMMNFYDNPLGVLTNSPGLEWHWTNLNNYINLQPGTLPEHNFGPLEPKSFGHGSGLLGLPGDFTPPSRFVRATFFQLTAPQQPDAKGSVFQAFHILNNFDIPTGSEQPWGKASANVPSATQFTVACDIRDQKVYYRTMYNSNIRCIDLKTINFDNVKYQADPLDETKEQPVEMKVIK, encoded by the coding sequence ATGAATACAAAATTATCAGCATTATTGATGTCAGTTTTATGTAGCGTTCCGCAAATACCGGCGGGAGCCTGTACGGGTATTACCTTGAAGAGCAAGGATGGTGCAACCGTTGTCGCACGTACCATTGAATGGGCGGAAAGTGTAATGAACTGTATGTATGTGGTTGTGCCGCGCGCTCAAGAGTTGCAGTCACTGACTCCCTCCGGTATGGATGGACTTAAGTTCAGGGCAAAGCATGGCTTTGTGGGCCTGGCGGTAGAGCAGAAGGAATTTGTGGTGGAGGGCATGAACGAAAAGGGACTTTCCGCCGGATTATACTATTTTCCGAACTATGGTAGGTATCCTGTTTATGATGCGGCACAGAGGGACAAGAGTCTTGCGGATTTTCAGTTGGTATCATATGTGCTGGCAGAATGCAGCACGGTAGATGAAGTGAAGGAGGCCCTTTCGCAGGTGCGTGTCATCAATATTGATCCCCGTTCGTCCACGGTGCATTGGCGCTTTACCGAAGCATCCGGAAGACAGGTGGTGTTGGAGATTGTAAATGAAATGATGAACTTCTACGACAATCCATTGGGCGTGTTAACCAATTCACCGGGTCTTGAATGGCATTGGACCAATCTGAACAATTACATCAACCTACAACCGGGCACGTTACCTGAACATAACTTCGGGCCGTTGGAGCCGAAGTCTTTCGGGCATGGCAGTGGTCTGCTGGGACTTCCCGGTGATTTTACACCTCCATCCCGTTTTGTGCGTGCCACCTTTTTCCAACTTACGGCACCACAACAACCCGATGCAAAAGGAAGTGTGTTCCAAGCGTTCCATATTCTGAACAACTTTGATATTCCGACGGGTAGTGAACAGCCCTGGGGAAAGGCGTCAGCCAATGTACCGAGTGCCACCCAGTTTACCGTTGCGTGCGATATACGGGACCAGAAGGTTTATTATCGTACCATGTACAACAGCAACATCCGTTGCATTGATTTGAAAACGATAAATTTCGACAATGTAAAATATCAAGCGGATCCTTTGGATGAAACGAAGGAGCAACCGGTGGAAATGAAAGTGATAAAATAG
- a CDS encoding glycoside hydrolase — protein sequence MRKISILIAALTLSISLKPLAAQNKKVFIIDKQTVYQEIDNFSASDAWRCAFIGKNWPQEKKEKIADLLFKREFDEKGNPIGMALTNWRVNIGAGSYENREAKEVDNSWNRTECFLSPDGKYDFTKQAGQQWFMKAARERGMNNFLFFTNSAPYFMTRSASTVSTDQDCINLQNDKFDDFARFLVKSAQHFREQGFHVNYISPNNEPNGQWHANSFQEGSFATKADLYRMVEELDKAISEAQIDTKILIPEVGDMKYLFEIDSIAKTPDDIIHSMFYKDGQYSVLKFKNLFNCVAAHDYWSAYPATLLVDIRNRIHKELSANGHNTKFWASEYCILEKNEEITMPASPERSINLGLYVARIIHNDLTLANASAWQWWTAVSLGEDVPIQLLPLEGSNGLSLQYDGEISTTKMLWTTANYSFFVRPGMKRIAIKPTYKISDLEAATSLMISSYTDGKEVVTVAINYSKENQVISLNCDHAQKGKVYLTTIDKNLRYMGEQPLKKLQLPARSVATIVVEDN from the coding sequence ATGAGAAAAATATCAATTTTAATTGCGGCTTTAACCCTCAGCATAAGCCTGAAACCACTTGCCGCTCAGAATAAAAAGGTTTTTATCATCGATAAACAGACCGTCTATCAAGAAATAGACAACTTCAGCGCCTCAGACGCTTGGCGCTGCGCCTTCATTGGTAAAAACTGGCCTCAAGAGAAAAAAGAAAAAATTGCCGACTTACTATTCAAACGTGAATTTGACGAAAAAGGTAACCCCATCGGTATGGCCTTGACTAACTGGCGCGTAAACATCGGAGCCGGAAGCTACGAAAACCGTGAAGCAAAGGAGGTGGATAACTCCTGGAACCGTACCGAATGTTTCCTCTCACCCGATGGTAAATATGACTTTACCAAACAAGCTGGACAACAATGGTTCATGAAAGCGGCCCGTGAACGAGGCATGAACAACTTTCTGTTTTTCACGAACTCAGCTCCCTACTTTATGACTCGTAGTGCTTCTACAGTTTCTACTGACCAAGATTGCATCAATCTGCAAAATGATAAATTCGATGACTTTGCCCGTTTCTTGGTGAAGAGTGCCCAACATTTCCGTGAACAAGGCTTTCACGTAAATTACATCAGCCCGAACAATGAGCCAAACGGGCAATGGCATGCCAATTCCTTCCAAGAAGGCAGCTTTGCCACCAAAGCCGACCTTTACCGCATGGTAGAAGAATTGGATAAAGCAATCAGCGAAGCTCAAATCGACACAAAAATTCTAATTCCAGAAGTAGGTGACATGAAATATCTATTTGAAATTGATTCGATAGCTAAAACTCCAGATGATATCATCCACTCTATGTTCTACAAAGACGGACAATACAGCGTGCTGAAGTTCAAAAACCTGTTTAACTGTGTAGCAGCACACGACTATTGGTCGGCCTACCCCGCTACCTTGCTGGTGGATATACGTAACCGAATTCACAAAGAGCTCTCAGCCAACGGTCACAACACCAAATTTTGGGCATCAGAATACTGCATTCTGGAAAAGAATGAAGAAATTACTATGCCAGCCTCTCCGGAACGCAGCATTAACCTAGGCTTGTATGTAGCCCGCATCATCCACAATGATCTAACTTTGGCAAATGCTTCGGCTTGGCAATGGTGGACTGCCGTATCACTAGGCGAGGATGTGCCCATTCAGCTATTGCCACTTGAAGGTTCAAACGGATTGTCACTACAATATGACGGTGAAATCTCTACCACCAAAATGCTGTGGACTACTGCCAACTACAGTTTCTTTGTACGTCCGGGTATGAAACGTATCGCCATAAAACCTACCTATAAGATAAGTGACTTGGAAGCCGCTACTTCACTGATGATTTCATCGTATACTGATGGGAAAGAAGTGGTGACCGTAGCCATCAACTATTCAAAGGAAAATCAGGTGATTAGCCTAAACTGTGACCATGCCCAAAAAGGAAAAGTTTATCTGACCACCATCGACAAGAATCTGCGATACATGGGTGAACAACCGCTGAAAAAGTTGCAGCTGCCAGCACGTTCGGTAGCTACCATTGTAGTCGAAGACAACTAA
- a CDS encoding RagB/SusD family nutrient uptake outer membrane protein, whose product MRNIYLSLISGLLFTACSLDRVPYDALSTATFPKTEADVEMLAVGCYDDYANQDYTIYNDVFSDNGYCAINTNWAVFANGTATHAVPGINWYNYTLITRCNNFLHQVTTKEIHFNDPRRLEVLKNEVRFLRAWRYYMMVTAYGDIPLVTEVVPSLEDAKLPATPETDVVEFILDELNDITKDGALDVSPKQKGRITRGAALALKVRLCLFYKKYDEVIDAANEIKSLGVYNLYQEGEVPYSELFKEANEDNCEIILAVKKVMNDYKNQTIIEFCNVIDGGWSAFVPIQSLIDAYEMKDGLTIEEAQAKGEYNPEHPYKDRDPRFYATILYSGADWMDNKGRKRIYNTLDRNINGEPNKDHRLDSRNASQTSYSICKYMKPLTQYSDINNTGLDMIVFRYAEILLSKAEAMIEKNTDLSGATDLIDLIRERAGMPKVDRAKYNTQAKLRELLRRERRVEFAFEGLRRDDIIRWDIAKDVLNGPIYASNQGTVDMDTSIPQEERATIFQGEKNQVVLEIRKFRNRYMPIPQAELDKNPNLKQTNFKI is encoded by the coding sequence ATGAGAAATATATATTTGTCACTTATTTCAGGTCTCTTATTCACAGCTTGTTCGCTGGATAGAGTGCCGTACGATGCCTTATCTACCGCTACTTTCCCAAAAACAGAAGCAGATGTAGAAATGTTAGCTGTAGGTTGTTATGATGACTATGCCAACCAAGATTATACTATATACAATGACGTGTTCAGTGATAACGGTTATTGTGCCATCAATACTAACTGGGCTGTTTTTGCCAATGGTACAGCTACTCATGCCGTTCCAGGCATCAACTGGTATAACTACACTCTAATTACCCGTTGTAACAACTTCTTGCATCAGGTTACTACCAAAGAAATTCATTTCAATGATCCCAGACGTTTGGAAGTGTTGAAAAACGAAGTTCGCTTTCTACGGGCTTGGCGTTACTACATGATGGTAACTGCATATGGTGACATCCCCTTGGTTACAGAAGTGGTTCCTTCTTTGGAAGATGCCAAACTGCCGGCTACTCCAGAAACTGATGTAGTGGAATTCATCCTTGATGAACTAAATGACATCACCAAAGACGGAGCACTGGACGTAAGTCCAAAACAGAAAGGAAGAATTACACGCGGTGCTGCTTTGGCCTTGAAGGTAAGATTGTGTCTGTTCTACAAAAAGTATGATGAAGTGATTGACGCTGCCAATGAAATCAAGAGCTTGGGTGTGTATAATCTGTACCAAGAAGGTGAAGTTCCTTACTCTGAATTGTTCAAAGAAGCCAATGAAGACAACTGCGAAATCATTCTGGCTGTAAAGAAAGTAATGAACGACTACAAAAACCAAACCATCATTGAATTCTGTAACGTAATCGATGGCGGTTGGTCGGCATTCGTACCCATCCAATCTCTGATTGATGCATATGAAATGAAGGATGGTCTGACAATCGAAGAAGCTCAGGCTAAAGGTGAGTATAATCCAGAACATCCTTACAAAGATAGAGATCCTCGTTTCTATGCTACAATCCTTTACTCGGGTGCTGATTGGATGGATAACAAGGGTAGAAAGAGAATCTATAATACGCTGGACAGAAACATTAACGGTGAACCTAACAAAGATCATCGTCTTGATTCTAGAAATGCTTCTCAAACTAGCTATTCTATCTGTAAATACATGAAACCACTGACTCAATATTCAGATATAAACAACACTGGTCTGGATATGATTGTGTTCCGTTATGCTGAAATCCTACTCTCAAAGGCTGAAGCTATGATTGAAAAGAATACAGACCTTTCGGGTGCTACTGACTTGATTGACCTGATCAGAGAAAGAGCTGGCATGCCAAAAGTAGACAGAGCAAAATATAATACACAAGCTAAACTGAGAGAATTGCTCAGAAGAGAGCGCCGTGTAGAATTTGCTTTCGAGGGCTTGAGAAGAGATGATATCATCCGTTGGGACATTGCCAAGGACGTACTGAATGGTCCAATCTATGCTTCTAACCAAGGTACCGTAGATATGGATACAAGCATTCCCCAAGAGGAGCGTGCTACAATTTTCCAAGGTGAAAAGAACCAGGTGGTACTCGAGATCCGTAAATTCAGGAACCGTTACATGCCGATTCCACAAGCTGAATTGGATAAGAACCCGAACTTGAAACAAACTAACTTCAAAATATAA